From a single Coriobacteriaceae bacterium genomic region:
- a CDS encoding fused MFS/spermidine synthase, with translation MNKPSVSAGVVAGVALGAAALGAAAVAVRAACLQVARTRNGLARVKRVHDGDGDEIRVLVQGGVYQSASYVGERWAEPVFAYYRAFDDVFESEDAMHDAYGHGINRMLVLGGGGFAYPKFALMSHEGLRMDVIEYDGEITRLARRWFYLDELERAAGDRLRVITAEARSYLGVTSVGHRRYDVVVSDCFGGAEPVRELATVEALRLVRGSLNPGGIYVANIVSANEGSDVTFLRDCAATALEVFAHAWVVPCGDAEFGGEENYLLIASDGNYAFAEAVPFDTDFLGTVLHDK, from the coding sequence ATGAACAAGCCGAGTGTTTCTGCTGGCGTCGTTGCCGGCGTTGCCCTGGGAGCCGCGGCGCTTGGTGCGGCCGCCGTCGCTGTTCGTGCTGCCTGTCTGCAGGTTGCGCGAACCCGCAATGGGTTGGCGCGTGTGAAACGCGTGCACGATGGGGACGGCGATGAGATTCGCGTGTTGGTGCAAGGCGGCGTCTACCAAAGCGCAAGCTACGTTGGTGAGCGTTGGGCGGAGCCCGTCTTTGCGTACTATCGTGCGTTTGACGACGTGTTTGAGTCCGAGGATGCGATGCACGATGCTTATGGTCACGGCATCAACCGCATGCTTGTGCTGGGTGGCGGCGGGTTTGCCTATCCTAAGTTCGCGCTGATGTCGCACGAGGGCTTGCGCATGGACGTCATCGAGTATGACGGAGAGATTACGCGCCTGGCGCGCCGCTGGTTCTACCTAGACGAGCTGGAGCGCGCGGCGGGCGATCGCCTGCGGGTGATAACCGCTGAGGCTCGCTCGTATTTGGGTGTGACGAGCGTGGGCCATCGTCGCTACGACGTGGTCGTGAGCGATTGCTTTGGCGGTGCCGAGCCCGTACGCGAGCTGGCGACGGTTGAGGCGTTGCGTTTGGTGCGAGGCAGCCTGAACCCCGGGGGTATCTACGTTGCCAATATCGTGAGCGCAAACGAGGGGAGCGACGTAACGTTCCTGCGCGATTGCGCCGCCACGGCGCTCGAGGTGTTCGCCCACGCCTGGGTGGTCCCATGTGGCGATGCAGAGTTCGGCGGCGAGGAGAACTACCTGCTCATCGCCAGCGACGGCAACTACGCCTTTGCCGAAGCCGTGCCCTTCGACACCGACTTCCTCGGCACCGTTCTTCACGACAAATAG
- a CDS encoding TerB N-terminal domain-containing protein, which yields MADQDIKMLIERIMAEARTHQSTRFSNEIYADEPILKTGRQMQNFLPDQYRKMREISRWQDDPKGGAGRWLSEAELFYRQGLLMADFEDDCPYNGTFKSYFPTYNAMSDRQLRGYFTWRAQVRRGTVEETSTSFAFLYLYELICGIGVDDPLDGFNKIKAFWDVYRAFEPGIDRFARVWLQDYAVFHGLDPKLLRDSKTVMFDNALIELRRAARDLVPAPAPSDQTPKRRKTSEPTLPLPPDEVREERLMAAINALSTYNLSNSRLDRSHHRDLRHVACAAYVRMARYYDTHRKTGIVASLFGEETAMPYTMFASAVFFAPERHENCEYRLDPIHIYRCQNGFWECMRIHGSRQKSSKLGEMMRACDQRLRLALDPAHPLKEEKVPKYLAKIIDDEIVAWLSWDAAHQPVKIDIDLTQLGHIRSAAAQTREALLIDEEREDGAPVEAEAADSGQPEAEPVADAIVEAVAAPIRQDETDEPTISTEQFGVVAPLLAPTPAFAAVAPADATNELTPAADAYLRALLEHNAVQAESAVVQSGQSEDMLVDSINEALFDLVGDTVIEFSAAGPQIIEDYEADVRGYLDHE from the coding sequence GTGGCCGACCAGGACATCAAGATGCTCATCGAGCGCATTATGGCCGAGGCCCGGACCCATCAGTCCACCCGCTTCTCAAACGAAATCTACGCAGACGAGCCGATTCTCAAAACCGGCCGACAGATGCAGAATTTCCTCCCCGACCAGTACCGTAAAATGCGCGAGATATCGCGCTGGCAGGATGACCCCAAGGGCGGTGCGGGCCGCTGGCTTTCGGAAGCCGAGCTTTTTTACCGCCAGGGCCTGCTGATGGCCGACTTTGAGGACGACTGTCCCTACAACGGCACCTTTAAGTCGTACTTTCCCACCTACAACGCCATGAGCGACCGGCAGCTGCGCGGCTACTTTACCTGGCGTGCCCAAGTGCGCCGCGGAACCGTCGAGGAAACGTCTACGTCCTTTGCCTTTCTGTATCTCTATGAGCTGATTTGCGGCATTGGCGTAGATGACCCGCTCGACGGTTTTAACAAGATCAAGGCCTTTTGGGATGTCTATCGCGCCTTCGAGCCCGGCATTGATCGGTTTGCACGCGTGTGGTTGCAGGATTACGCCGTATTCCATGGGCTCGACCCCAAGCTGCTCCGCGACTCTAAAACCGTCATGTTCGATAACGCCCTTATCGAGCTGCGGCGCGCGGCACGAGACCTTGTACCGGCACCGGCACCGTCCGACCAGACCCCCAAACGTCGCAAAACCTCCGAGCCCACGCTCCCCCTTCCGCCCGATGAGGTGCGCGAGGAGCGACTCATGGCCGCCATCAACGCCCTCTCCACGTACAACCTAAGTAACTCGCGGCTCGACCGCAGCCACCACCGCGATCTGCGCCACGTGGCATGCGCCGCGTATGTCCGCATGGCGCGCTACTATGACACGCATCGAAAGACCGGCATCGTAGCGAGCTTGTTTGGGGAGGAGACGGCCATGCCCTACACCATGTTTGCCTCGGCCGTATTCTTTGCGCCCGAGCGCCACGAGAACTGCGAATACCGCCTGGATCCCATCCATATCTACCGTTGCCAAAACGGCTTTTGGGAATGTATGCGTATCCATGGTAGTAGGCAAAAGAGCAGCAAGCTCGGTGAAATGATGCGCGCCTGCGACCAACGCCTGCGCCTGGCGCTGGACCCCGCCCATCCCCTTAAGGAAGAAAAGGTCCCCAAATATCTGGCCAAGATTATCGATGACGAGATTGTGGCATGGCTTTCGTGGGACGCCGCACACCAGCCCGTCAAGATCGATATCGACCTGACTCAGCTGGGGCACATTCGGAGCGCCGCTGCGCAAACGCGCGAAGCACTTTTAATCGACGAAGAGCGCGAGGACGGCGCACCTGTGGAAGCCGAGGCAGCGGACTCAGGGCAACCGGAAGCCGAGCCCGTAGCCGACGCGATTGTCGAGGCGGTCGCGGCACCCATTCGGCAGGACGAGACCGACGAGCCAACCATATCCACCGAACAGTTTGGTGTCGTGGCACCGCTTCTCGCGCCGACGCCCGCGTTCGCAGCTGTTGCGCCCGCTGACGCCACGAACGAACTCACGCCTGCCGCAGACGCCTATCTCCGCGCGCTGCTCGAGCACAACGCAGTACAGGCGGAATCGGCGGTAGTGCAATCGGGGCAGAGCGAGGACATGCTCGTCGACAGCATCAACGAGGCGCTCTTTGACCTGGTGGGCGACACCGTAATTGAATTTAGCGCGGCAGGGCCGCAGATTATCGAGGACTACGAAGCAGACGTGAGAGGATACCTAGACCATGAGTGA
- a CDS encoding DUF4097 domain-containing protein, with product MKLSHESKLRLGVGIGAFVLIIGLVFGVSRTLIHFDGPWDLDDVIPGLSGMDDVVDDDDFMNDGGNYSARPQQLSCTTFDADEFRYLDFDIDAATVDVKVIDGNKARVIERGRVANGMDASKAATQNIASVEDSTLKVSQFGSDDGKAIDRSVTVELPRRVAEHLKGVNAHVGSGDLQIAGVTCDGFDLFLGAGDVEFAGSVTDALSAEVGSGDVTFELYQAPAKSMDVSVGSGDVEMMVPNSTGFKASLTLGSGDFESDFLPLGYDGETILNLEFDNGDKSATYRFEVGSGDMSFNSE from the coding sequence ATGAAGCTTTCGCATGAATCCAAGCTGCGCCTGGGCGTCGGCATCGGAGCGTTTGTACTGATTATCGGGCTTGTTTTTGGCGTTTCGCGGACTTTGATTCATTTTGATGGCCCGTGGGATCTCGACGATGTTATACCCGGCTTGTCCGGTATGGACGATGTGGTTGATGACGACGATTTTATGAACGATGGCGGTAACTATTCCGCTCGGCCTCAGCAGCTTTCGTGTACGACCTTTGATGCCGATGAGTTTCGCTACCTCGATTTCGATATCGATGCGGCTACAGTGGACGTCAAGGTTATTGATGGTAACAAGGCTCGCGTTATCGAGCGGGGACGCGTTGCCAATGGTATGGATGCCTCCAAGGCCGCGACGCAGAACATCGCATCCGTCGAGGACTCGACGCTCAAGGTTTCCCAGTTTGGAAGTGATGACGGTAAGGCAATCGATCGCTCAGTTACGGTCGAGCTGCCGCGCCGTGTTGCCGAACATCTGAAGGGAGTCAACGCGCACGTGGGCTCGGGTGATCTGCAGATTGCCGGTGTCACCTGTGATGGTTTCGACCTTTTCCTGGGTGCGGGAGATGTAGAGTTTGCGGGCAGCGTGACTGATGCGCTCAGTGCTGAGGTCGGTTCGGGCGATGTGACGTTCGAGCTCTACCAGGCCCCCGCGAAGTCGATGGACGTGAGTGTGGGCTCGGGCGATGTGGAGATGATGGTTCCGAACTCGACGGGCTTTAAGGCGAGCCTTACCTTGGGCAGCGGCGACTTCGAGAGCGATTTCCTTCCGCTTGGCTACGACGGCGAGACCATTTTGAATCTTGAATTCGATAACGGCGATAAGTCTGCTACGTATCGTTTTGAGGTCGGTTCGGGCGACATGTCATTTAATTCAGAGTGA
- a CDS encoding ATP-binding protein — translation MSDTASAAPRVPKRVAAVILNSLKGGVVPRIGLPYITVGREVEIRALLTDLSLIADGGASFRFLVGRYGAGKSFLLQTIRTHAMGEGFVVADADLSPERRLQGGQGQGLATYRELIRNISTKTRPEGGALNLILDRWVASCADADESAVNAQLAPLEEMVHGFDFSRMLRRYRAAVSEGDEEAMSRVTKWIRGEYRTKSEARAELGSSTIISDDDWYDYVKLIARFLVCSGYKGMLVLIDELVNLYKIPNAITRQYNYEKILTMYNDTLQGKAQYLGMIMGGTPTSIEDRRRGVFSYEALRSRLAQGRFAREDLKDMLAPIIRLQPLTYEELLVLIEKLMQIHAGYFGWTPSLTENDLVDFLKIEFGRVGADTHLTPREVIRDFIELLDILCQNPDANVAELLQSVGGDALAPAAVTDNTDTASEDRNFAEFTI, via the coding sequence ATGAGTGATACCGCATCCGCAGCGCCCCGTGTACCCAAACGCGTCGCTGCCGTTATCCTTAACTCGCTCAAGGGCGGCGTGGTCCCGCGCATCGGCCTTCCCTATATCACCGTGGGACGCGAGGTCGAGATTCGCGCCCTGCTCACCGATTTGAGTCTCATCGCCGATGGCGGCGCGAGCTTCCGCTTTTTAGTCGGTCGCTACGGAGCCGGCAAGAGCTTTTTGCTCCAGACCATCCGCACGCACGCCATGGGCGAGGGATTCGTCGTCGCCGATGCCGACCTATCCCCTGAGCGCCGCCTGCAGGGCGGCCAGGGACAGGGCCTTGCCACCTACCGTGAGCTCATCCGCAACATATCGACTAAAACGCGCCCCGAGGGCGGTGCACTCAACCTTATCCTGGATCGCTGGGTCGCCTCGTGTGCCGATGCCGATGAGTCTGCCGTCAATGCCCAACTGGCCCCGCTCGAGGAAATGGTCCACGGCTTCGACTTCTCCCGTATGCTCCGCCGCTACCGCGCGGCCGTATCCGAGGGCGACGAAGAAGCTATGAGCCGCGTGACCAAATGGATTCGCGGCGAGTACCGCACCAAGAGTGAGGCACGCGCCGAACTGGGCTCCTCAACCATCATCAGCGATGACGACTGGTACGACTACGTCAAACTCATCGCTCGTTTTTTGGTTTGCAGCGGCTACAAGGGCATGCTGGTGCTCATCGACGAGCTCGTGAATCTGTATAAGATTCCCAACGCTATCACGCGCCAGTACAACTACGAGAAAATCCTGACCATGTACAACGACACGCTTCAGGGCAAAGCGCAGTACCTGGGCATGATTATGGGCGGCACGCCAACCTCCATCGAAGACCGCCGCCGCGGCGTGTTCTCCTACGAAGCCCTGCGCAGCCGACTCGCTCAGGGCCGCTTTGCGCGCGAGGACCTTAAGGACATGCTCGCGCCCATCATCCGCCTACAGCCACTCACCTATGAGGAACTGCTGGTGCTGATCGAAAAACTCATGCAGATCCATGCCGGCTACTTTGGCTGGACGCCCTCGCTTACCGAAAACGACTTGGTGGACTTCCTCAAGATTGAGTTTGGCCGCGTGGGAGCCGATACGCACTTAACGCCGCGTGAAGTCATTCGTGACTTTATCGAGCTGCTCGACATCCTATGCCAAAACCCCGATGCTAACGTGGCCGAGTTGCTGCAAAGCGTCGGTGGCGACGCGCTGGCGCCGGCAGCCGTAACGGACAACACCGACACCGCAAGCGAAGACCGCAACTTCGCCGAGTTCACCATCTAA
- a CDS encoding DEAD/DEAH box helicase translates to MNAFDRYAPFIQDFIYSHDWESLRSIQVAAADAIFNTQDNVLLTASTASGKTEAAFFPILTEFWENPPASVGALYIGPLKALINDQFVRLNDLCEEADILVWHWHGDVSQSHKAKLIKKPSGILQITPESLEALLIHKHMAIPRMFCDLRYVVIDEVHSLMRGDRGGQTLCLIERLSRMAGVQPRRIGLSATIGDPERTGAFLSQGTGRDCVIPRFEEPRRVWRISMEHFYNSGPQARQRGFMSTGPQEAEVLACERIEPAAPAALPAGAQDVRHSGQLTQEERRQRRERARGKAAPKDRRTSSAPEGEVDIPRADEQALLNPTDTAPENADPGMGYIFEHTRGRKCLVFANSREEAEAVCSMLRSYCESRHEPDRFLIHHGNLSASLRETAEELMRDEEQAQTTVTTSTLELGIDIGRLERAFQIDAPFTVSSFLQRMGRTGRRDLPPEMWFVMREEEPEPRTMMPETIPWKLLQGIALVQLYREEKWVEPPELDRLPYSLLYHQTMSTLASTGELTPAELAQRVLTLSYFHRISADDYRVLLRHLIKIDHIQVTEGGGLIVGLAGERIINNFKFYAVFQENEEFTVRSESAELGTIVNPPPPGERIAIAGHCWIVEEVDWKRHTVFATQVKGRVPAYFGDCPGDINTHVLERMRKALNEHAAYPYLMGNARARLAQARHTAEISGAGTKPLINLGGDTWVLFPWLGSYAFLALERMLKIKCAAELGLRGLDPSRPYFMQFKMKADEETFFEVLAAEAEKDFDPIDLVYPGEVPYFDRYDEFVPEELVRKGFAEGVLDIEDMKQRVLGWRDHA, encoded by the coding sequence GTGAACGCCTTTGACCGATATGCTCCGTTTATCCAAGACTTCATCTACTCCCACGATTGGGAGAGTCTGCGCTCTATCCAGGTTGCAGCGGCAGACGCCATCTTTAACACGCAAGATAATGTGCTCCTGACGGCATCCACGGCTTCCGGCAAAACCGAGGCAGCCTTCTTTCCCATCCTGACCGAGTTTTGGGAGAACCCGCCCGCGAGCGTAGGCGCCCTCTACATCGGCCCCCTCAAAGCGCTCATCAATGATCAGTTCGTCCGTCTCAACGACCTCTGCGAAGAGGCCGATATCCTTGTCTGGCACTGGCATGGCGATGTCTCGCAGTCGCACAAGGCTAAGCTCATAAAAAAACCGAGCGGCATCTTGCAGATTACGCCCGAGTCACTCGAGGCGCTCTTAATCCATAAGCACATGGCGATCCCGCGCATGTTCTGCGACCTGCGCTACGTGGTCATCGACGAGGTCCATTCGCTCATGCGCGGCGACCGCGGCGGTCAGACGCTCTGCCTTATCGAGCGCCTCTCGCGCATGGCAGGCGTGCAGCCCCGCCGCATCGGCCTTTCGGCCACCATCGGAGACCCGGAACGCACGGGTGCCTTTCTGTCGCAGGGAACAGGGCGCGACTGCGTCATTCCCCGCTTTGAGGAGCCGCGCCGCGTGTGGCGCATCTCCATGGAGCACTTCTACAACTCGGGCCCCCAGGCGCGGCAGCGAGGATTTATGAGCACAGGTCCGCAGGAAGCCGAGGTGCTCGCATGCGAGCGCATTGAGCCGGCGGCGCCCGCGGCGCTGCCGGCTGGCGCCCAAGACGTGCGCCACAGCGGACAGCTTACACAGGAGGAACGCCGTCAACGTCGTGAGCGGGCACGGGGCAAGGCCGCTCCCAAAGACCGTCGCACTTCTTCGGCCCCCGAGGGCGAAGTCGATATCCCCCGGGCCGATGAGCAGGCGCTCCTCAACCCCACCGACACCGCGCCCGAAAACGCCGATCCCGGCATGGGCTATATCTTTGAACACACCCGCGGGCGCAAGTGCCTGGTCTTTGCCAACTCGCGCGAGGAGGCAGAGGCCGTGTGCTCCATGCTGCGCAGCTACTGCGAGAGCCGGCACGAGCCCGACCGTTTTCTCATCCACCATGGCAATCTTTCGGCATCGCTGCGCGAAACGGCCGAGGAACTCATGCGCGATGAAGAGCAGGCACAGACAACCGTCACCACCTCCACGCTGGAACTCGGTATCGATATCGGCCGTCTGGAGCGTGCGTTTCAGATCGACGCGCCGTTTACCGTCAGCTCCTTTTTGCAGCGAATGGGCCGCACAGGGCGCCGCGATCTTCCGCCCGAGATGTGGTTTGTCATGCGCGAGGAGGAACCCGAGCCGCGCACGATGATGCCCGAGACCATTCCGTGGAAGCTCCTGCAGGGCATCGCGCTCGTACAACTCTATCGCGAGGAAAAGTGGGTCGAGCCGCCCGAGCTCGATCGACTCCCCTACAGCCTGCTCTACCACCAGACTATGTCGACGCTTGCCAGCACCGGCGAACTCACGCCGGCAGAGCTTGCCCAGCGCGTGCTCACACTCAGCTATTTCCATCGCATCTCGGCCGATGACTATCGCGTGTTGCTGCGTCACCTCATTAAGATCGACCATATCCAAGTCACCGAGGGCGGCGGGCTCATCGTGGGTCTCGCGGGCGAGCGCATCATCAACAACTTTAAGTTCTACGCCGTGTTCCAGGAAAACGAGGAGTTCACCGTTCGCAGCGAATCGGCCGAGCTGGGCACGATTGTCAACCCGCCCCCGCCCGGTGAGCGCATTGCCATCGCCGGCCATTGCTGGATTGTCGAGGAAGTGGACTGGAAGCGTCACACCGTCTTTGCCACGCAGGTCAAGGGCCGGGTGCCGGCCTACTTTGGCGACTGCCCCGGCGACATCAATACACACGTACTCGAGCGTATGCGCAAGGCGCTCAACGAGCACGCGGCGTATCCGTACCTGATGGGTAACGCGCGGGCCCGTCTGGCGCAGGCTCGCCATACGGCCGAGATTTCGGGCGCGGGAACTAAGCCGCTCATCAACCTGGGTGGCGACACCTGGGTGCTCTTCCCCTGGTTGGGCAGCTACGCCTTTTTGGCGCTCGAGCGCATGCTCAAGATTAAATGCGCCGCTGAGTTGGGCCTTCGCGGACTCGACCCGTCACGCCCGTACTTTATGCAGTTTAAGATGAAGGCCGACGAGGAGACGTTCTTTGAAGTGCTCGCCGCCGAAGCCGAGAAAGACTTCGACCCCATCGACCTCGTCTATCCCGGCGAGGTGCCTTACTTTGATCGGTACGACGAATTCGTTCCAGAAGAGCTCGTGCGCAAAGGCTTTGCCGAAGGCGTGCTCGACATCGAAGACATGAAGCAGCGCGTTCTCGGCTGGCGCGACCACGCCTAA
- a CDS encoding tRNA uridine(34) 5-carboxymethylaminomethyl modification radical SAM/GNAT enzyme Elp3: MEQIILNILEALRRGETVDDKALVKLIHAEARREGADKRDLAKRRLLPFYQRVKREEPARWAGWNVDAELERRLLQVLRMKPRRTASGVATITVITKPWPCSGDCLFCPNDLRMPKSYLHAEPACARAEQNCFDPYLQVSARLTALSQMGHATDKIELIVLGGTWSDYPQGYQTWFMSELFRALNDDAVAGVAANPMLARPGISRAEAGRLLDDAPADALPPVVTERRERYRVAGIATDEAELAAGVADEQERVDAAVGGYNRAVRRLYGPGTPWGEVAKWQTATMEELERQQRINETAKHRVVGLVIETRPDAVTPQALTLIRRLGCTKIQMGIQSLDQHLLDINERRISVAQIERAFSLARLFGFKIHAHFMLNLLGATPEGDKRDYERFMTEGAFMPDEVKVYPCALIEGSRLVGCYERGEWRPYTEEELLDVLADDIVVTPAFCRISRMIRDFSSDDIMVGNKKPNLRQLVENRLAARGDGATVREIRYREISTAGADLDELSLDEEVAYETPVTHECFLQWVTPQGKIAGFLRLSLPDHSFVAAHADELLTMPDEAMIREVHVYGMAARVGYQGQAAQHHGLGRLLVERACEIARDAGYTRINVISAIGTREYYRHLGFYDHGLYLQKEL, encoded by the coding sequence ATGGAACAGATTATCTTGAACATACTCGAGGCTCTGCGTCGCGGCGAGACCGTGGACGACAAAGCGCTCGTCAAACTGATACATGCCGAGGCGCGCCGTGAGGGTGCCGACAAACGCGATTTGGCCAAGCGCCGTCTGCTGCCGTTCTACCAGCGGGTAAAACGTGAGGAGCCGGCTCGTTGGGCTGGGTGGAATGTCGATGCCGAGCTGGAACGTCGACTGCTGCAGGTGCTGCGTATGAAGCCTCGTCGCACGGCTTCGGGCGTGGCGACCATTACCGTTATCACCAAGCCCTGGCCATGCTCGGGCGATTGCCTGTTTTGTCCCAACGATCTGCGCATGCCCAAAAGCTACCTGCACGCCGAGCCGGCGTGCGCCCGTGCGGAGCAAAATTGCTTTGACCCGTATCTGCAGGTGAGCGCTCGTCTGACCGCGCTTTCGCAGATGGGGCACGCAACCGATAAGATTGAGCTCATCGTGCTCGGTGGCACCTGGAGCGACTATCCGCAAGGGTATCAGACGTGGTTTATGTCGGAGCTTTTCCGTGCGCTCAATGACGATGCCGTCGCCGGCGTGGCGGCCAACCCCATGCTGGCGCGTCCGGGCATCAGCCGTGCCGAGGCGGGGCGCCTGCTCGATGACGCTCCCGCCGATGCGCTGCCGCCGGTGGTAACAGAGCGCCGCGAGCGCTATCGGGTTGCCGGCATTGCGACAGACGAGGCTGAGCTTGCTGCTGGCGTTGCCGACGAGCAGGAGCGTGTGGATGCTGCCGTGGGCGGCTACAACCGCGCGGTGCGTCGTCTGTACGGCCCTGGTACGCCGTGGGGCGAGGTTGCCAAGTGGCAGACGGCAACGATGGAGGAACTTGAGCGTCAGCAGCGCATCAACGAGACGGCGAAGCATCGCGTGGTGGGGCTCGTTATCGAGACGCGCCCCGATGCCGTAACGCCGCAGGCGCTTACGCTCATCCGCCGCCTGGGCTGCACCAAGATCCAGATGGGTATTCAGAGTCTCGACCAACATTTGCTCGATATCAACGAGCGTCGTATTTCGGTGGCGCAGATCGAGCGGGCGTTTTCGCTTGCGCGCCTGTTTGGCTTTAAGATCCACGCGCATTTTATGCTTAACTTGCTGGGCGCCACGCCCGAGGGGGACAAGCGCGACTACGAACGCTTTATGACCGAAGGGGCCTTTATGCCCGACGAGGTCAAGGTTTACCCGTGTGCGCTCATCGAGGGCTCGCGTCTGGTGGGCTGCTACGAGCGCGGCGAGTGGCGTCCCTATACCGAGGAAGAGCTGCTCGATGTGCTGGCCGACGACATCGTGGTGACGCCGGCGTTCTGCCGCATCAGTCGCATGATCCGCGACTTTAGTTCCGACGACATCATGGTGGGCAACAAGAAACCCAACCTGCGTCAGCTCGTCGAAAACCGCTTGGCCGCTCGGGGTGACGGTGCGACGGTGCGCGAGATTCGCTATCGCGAGATCAGCACGGCGGGTGCCGACTTGGATGAGCTATCTCTTGATGAGGAGGTGGCGTACGAGACGCCGGTGACGCACGAGTGCTTTTTGCAGTGGGTGACGCCGCAGGGCAAGATCGCGGGCTTTTTGCGGTTGTCGCTGCCCGACCATTCGTTTGTTGCCGCGCATGCGGACGAGTTGCTGACGATGCCGGACGAGGCGATGATTCGCGAGGTACACGTGTATGGCATGGCGGCGCGCGTGGGGTATCAAGGCCAGGCGGCCCAGCACCATGGGTTGGGGCGTCTGCTCGTAGAGCGTGCGTGCGAGATTGCCCGGGATGCGGGTTATACGCGCATCAACGTGATCAGCGCGATTGGTACGCGCGAGTACTATCGCCATTTGGGTTTTTACGATCATGGACTCTATCTGCAAAAGGAGCTCTAG
- a CDS encoding DUF554 domain-containing protein, with protein MSRDVPRISFCYDCHVGINTGGLMPGLGTIINVVLLVAGGLLGLAGGRFITPRIQDTLMKASGLCVLFIGLGGTMQKMLIIDGKALATTGTTMFIVSFALGSLIGEAINLEAAIENLGEWLKRKTGSEGDNEFTNAFVSTSLTVCIGAMAIVGSIQDGLLGDWSTLALKGALDCIIVCTMTASLGRGCIFSALSVAVFQGTITLFAGALSPIMTTAALDSLSLVGSMLIFCVGVNLIRPQTFRTANMLPSVVIAVIYALLF; from the coding sequence ATGAGTCGCGATGTGCCTCGCATTTCGTTCTGCTACGATTGCCACGTTGGCATCAATACAGGAGGGCTCATGCCGGGCTTGGGAACAATCATCAACGTTGTGCTTTTAGTTGCGGGCGGTCTTTTGGGATTAGCGGGCGGCCGCTTCATTACACCGCGCATCCAAGACACGCTCATGAAAGCATCGGGGCTGTGCGTCCTGTTTATCGGCCTGGGCGGCACCATGCAAAAGATGCTCATCATCGATGGAAAGGCGCTAGCGACCACCGGTACCACCATGTTCATCGTCTCATTTGCGCTCGGTTCGCTCATCGGCGAGGCCATCAACTTGGAGGCCGCCATCGAGAACCTTGGCGAATGGCTCAAGCGCAAGACTGGCAGTGAGGGCGATAACGAGTTCACCAACGCTTTTGTCTCGACATCGCTGACCGTCTGCATCGGTGCCATGGCTATCGTGGGATCGATCCAGGACGGTCTGCTCGGTGACTGGTCAACGCTTGCCTTGAAAGGCGCATTGGACTGCATCATCGTCTGCACCATGACGGCGTCGCTTGGCCGCGGCTGCATTTTCTCCGCCCTGTCCGTCGCCGTGTTCCAGGGGACGATCACGTTGTTTGCCGGCGCGCTCTCCCCCATCATGACCACGGCAGCCCTCGACAGCCTTTCGCTCGTAGGCTCCATGCTCATCTTCTGCGTCGGCGTCAACCTCATCCGTCCTCAGACCTTCCGCACGGCCAATATGCTCCCCTCCGTCGTCATCGCCGTCATCTACGCCCTCCTGTTCTAA
- a CDS encoding helix-turn-helix domain-containing protein, with protein sequence MNVETAQRLADLRRSKGFSQEGLARKLGLSRQAVSKWERAESSPDTENLISLAKLYGVSLDELLNPSDEIEDDIEFENEDRARQREAEAAERARTHEAAARATEAATQASDAAAKAAQAASWSAQAANAATAQVTGTGAAGPTPVKGPFQSFPYWAVCWLLFFLLMFLFGAGPFAALIFFTIPIYHWVARALDGDWARGDIQVGPAPVAVRAQGKDTSAEPDADVATAATAEPCAKEGDE encoded by the coding sequence ATGAATGTAGAAACTGCGCAGCGGCTCGCCGACCTTCGCCGCAGCAAGGGCTTTAGCCAAGAAGGGCTGGCGCGAAAGCTGGGGCTGTCGCGCCAGGCGGTTAGTAAATGGGAGCGTGCGGAGAGCTCGCCCGATACCGAGAACCTGATCTCGCTCGCCAAGCTCTATGGTGTGAGTCTGGACGAGCTGCTCAATCCGAGCGATGAGATTGAGGACGATATCGAGTTTGAGAACGAGGACCGCGCTCGTCAGCGCGAGGCCGAGGCGGCAGAGCGCGCCCGCACCCATGAGGCGGCGGCGCGCGCCACCGAGGCGGCAACGCAGGCAAGTGACGCGGCAGCCAAGGCGGCGCAGGCGGCAAGCTGGAGTGCGCAGGCTGCCAATGCGGCGACGGCTCAGGTGACGGGTACCGGTGCGGCTGGTCCGACTCCGGTGAAGGGTCCGTTCCAGTCATTCCCGTATTGGGCCGTGTGCTGGCTGCTGTTCTTTTTACTGATGTTCCTGTTTGGTGCCGGCCCCTTTGCTGCGCTGATCTTCTTCACGATTCCCATCTATCACTGGGTGGCGCGTGCACTCGATGGCGATTGGGCGCGCGGGGATATTCAGGTTGGTCCGGCACCGGTGGCGGTCAGGGCCCAGGGGAAGGATACTTCTGCGGAACCTGATGCTGACGTGGCTACCGCGGCCACCGCTGAGCCATGTGCCAAAGAAGGTGACGAATGA